A segment of the Nerophis lumbriciformis linkage group LG08, RoL_Nlum_v2.1, whole genome shotgun sequence genome:
actttgagaaacgctgttttaagggttttggtcctaaatgatctcagtaagatattacagcttgttgcatgctgagatttgatgagctatatttagtaaaacatgcttgaaactagaatatcaagtgttgcaaagctgtgtcatcaacactcacaagtataattctacttttttaaagtaataatttcttcaagcatgaaaaaaaaaatcatgatgccgagcgcatatcattatgtcaagataatggcactagcatttacttcatttaagaatatttttcaacatattgagcacaaaggtctctttttttctaccaagaaaagtgcacttgttattagtgataatatacttattttaatgtattttggggttcattgaaattagctaattttacttgttttggaaagtctcgacaagccgaattttctagttatattggcagataattttgcttagttcaagtaaaatacccctctttttttttttctttttttttctttcttgtttttgaactctttactttttgcagtgcaggtaaGGTGGAGCCTAACCAAGCTGACTTTGGGTGAGACTGAGAGGTACACCAAGACAGGCGTAATGAGCGGTATCACACTTCCTGTTGACAAACCCATACTATAACGAAAATATGAATGATCTATATGCCATTAATTTAACAGTACAACATTGTTAATTAATTTTGATCTGCCATTACATAACAGGAACCTTCATTTTTATAGGACGTCGTTGCACTCCGGACTCTTTAACGCCACGGACCAAACCCGGAAAAGACCAAACTTTTAGACATGCTAGTTCGGCCTGACATGGAGGTTTAAGCTTGTTATAAAGAGTCATGTTTAGCTTTAAAACACTGCAGAAGAACAGGACATTTAAATATGGAGTACCTATGGTCGTAAGTAACGCtcttacacatttatattactctCAACATGTCGGTCATGGGAACTACGCTCGCTAGCTATAGAGGGCACCTGGTGTAATATTTGAGCTTTTACCATTAACGCATTCATTAAAGTATTAGATGCAATTTAGGAGATTATTGGAAGTAACGGTACGAAcgagtgatgggttgatgaggcgtcatgaagcgtttcgacacattgcaaaactgtattgatactgtgtcgacactgtgtcactaaatactgacatctgctggacattaaaaatccttacaggcaacctatggaccgactcaattgacactgattttatgacctagtacagcaacccgcggctctttgatcactctgatgtgctcagctgcatacttgctgaccctcccgatttttcctggagacttccgaatttcagtgcctctcccgaaaatctcccggggcaacaatattgagggcgtgcctttagcgtccgattttacaccggcccagtcacatgttgtatgcaggcTCTGCCCTTCACACTtaaaagtgactgcaaggcatacttggtcaacagccatacaggtcacactgagggtggccgtataaaacaactttagcactgttactaatatgcaccacactgtgaaccattggcgttgttaggtatattataggggggctcaagcccccctaaaatattcttaagcccccctaaataatttggtgtttttttttttttttttacaaatacatgccaacatagtcattataaagtggcccgaatatgaaataaataaataatcatataacctgttattattcactcagtttcccctcacttcgtagcgtaaggtagagagcccctttagtgcgtcggtatccaatccattccacttgttcatatagaaaattcccacatcactcaaattccagtccgcattttctctgcgaccttggttgcggtcctgcaggtgtacgaagcacattatcttcctttacaatgagtgaagctgcacaaaaccttgtgtgtgcaattgtaaatcatttagtttttaagttttgtgtttcttgtagaatctatataaagtaatatacattagcctattgttaaaataatgaaaaaaacatcattaaatatatttgttttattgtattgttacattaatagctgttgtattattataggatggcttagtaaacatttcataggattttctgagggaggaaaaaccaagacatttaatataaaatgtaaaatgaataaatacataaaaagaaaaaaaatggttaaaagccatcgtcccggggagcatttcatttcgtcccgtgcatttaaaaaaaaaaataataataacaatgaataatttctaagtctttgttagccgtttatgaagttttgtgcttgtgcgtaacatttgctcgcatcctgtgcatctcctgggggctaagcccctcctgtccttaaaagctagtgacgcccctggtgtgaacccacaccaaacaagaatgacaaacacatttctggagaacatccgcaccgtaacacaacataaacacaacagaacaaatacccagaatcccatgcagcactaactcttccgggctacattatacacccccgctaccaccaaaccccacccacccaACCCCTTctgccccctccgtgcgtcggttgaggtgggcggggttgggaggggggcgtggtttggtggtagcgggggtgtataatgtagcccggaagagttagtgctgcatggggatTCTGGGtacttgttatgttgtgttacggtggggatgttgtccagaaatgcgtttgtcattcttgtttggtgtgggttcacagtgtggcgcatattagtaacagtgttaaagttgttttatacggccacccgcaGTGtaacctgtacggctgttgactaagtatgcattgcagtcacttatatgtgtctgcagaagccgcatacaacatgtaactgggctggcacgctgtttatacagcctgtagagggcgctaaagacagtgccatcacggcaggcCCTTATTATTGTCGTtttggtgaaaatcagcagacattcgagagaatacttgccctgaatttcgggagtctcctggaaaaatttggagggttggcaagtatgacgctgtcaagtgccattcATACAGAACTCGCGAaacaacgtctcgcgggccgcgtgtctggtttatacatagcacaaataaaataaaaactgtatgcagtgttatttcattttaaatttaaaaagagttttgtggctcccattgttttctttaatttgtgaaacaagtcaaaatggctctttgagtggtaaaggttgccgacccctgacctagtatatacaataatataaaccaagtcattgtatttcatttagcattatttcatatcttcatttaaataaaaatatcttttttagatacagtcaataaataatgtgaacatgtatcataacatggaaatctaagagaacgtgttgtgaatgaggatgcttgtggactgggaattgtcatgatcggtcacgtgactttctaaaagcggtacgcgcaccgacacagggttttgctctatgagctcgacgcatgcgccgatgcatcggtgttgccggacccatcactagtgcgaACTGTATCGGGCTACTGAGTTAATGTCAATAATTtgattttacatttaaagagtCCAACTTACGTtctcatccatccatcgtcttccgcttatccgaggtcgggtcgcgggggcagcagcctaagcagggaagcctagactttcctctccccagccacttcgtccagctcctcccgggggatcccgaggcattcccaggccagccgggagacatagtctccccaacgtgtcctgggtcttccccgtggcctcctaccggtcggatgtgcactaaacacctccctagggaggcgttcgggtggcatcctgagccatcaatcaatcaattcaatcaatttcctttattgtcattgtcataataacacttaagtcatacatgaacaacgagattttgtttgagctttgtccagcggcatagaaactgcattgatgtgcaggttgacaatagtttacattttagcattgtcaggaagatcgcgataagagggacgtgggggtgggaacagtcagatgtctaaTGGGTGTtatgttgatgttgcagcaatgcaatgtccagagcacaattattgaggtggtgaagagtgaggtaataagatggtccggggcagcaaagaggcaggctgttcatttagcagtctcacagcctggggatacagactgtgagacattctggtggtcctggcgcgaatcgatctatacctccttccagagggtagcaggttgatgcccgaaccacctcatctggctcctctccatgtggaggagcagcggttttactttgagctcctcccggatggcagagcttctcactctatctctaagggagagacccgcgtggtcaaaagttgacatacacttgtaaagaacataatgtcatggctgtcttcagtttccaataatttctacaattcttattttttattaatatatcatGGCACCTTCATGAATATTTGTCATCTGTTTctgatttgcatttttttttttagcaaatgtgTTTTATTTCAGCTTCTGGTGGTTGGAGGTTCTTTTGGCCTGCGGGAGTTTACGCAGATCCGATATGATGCCCAGAAGATCAAGAGAAAGGTGTGCCAATGTTTAACCTTTAAAGAAGAgcagcactttaaaaaaaaaaaaaaaaaagaaaaaaaaaaagcccatcattttcaatccctatgtaagacaagaccacatatttttcattttaatgcattctaagtagagatgtccgataatggcttttttgccgatatccaatattgtccaactcttaaaggggaacattatcaccagacctatgtaagcgtcaatatgtaccttgatgttgcagaaaaaagaccatatatttttttaaccgatttccgaactctaaatgggtgaattttggcgaattaaacgcctttctaatattcgctctcggagcgatgacgtcacaacgtggcgtcacatcgggaagcaatccgccattttctcaaacaccgagtcaaaccagctctgttattttccgttttttcgactgttttccgtaccttggagacatcatgcctcgtcggtgtgttgtcggagggtgtaacaacacgaacagggacggatacaagttgcaccagtggcccaaagatgcaaaagtggcaagaaattggacgtttgttccgtacactttaccgacaaaagctatgctacgacagagatggcaagaatgtgtggatatcctgcgacactcaaagcagatgcatttccaacgataaagtcaaagaaatctgccgccagacccccattgaatctgccggagtgtgtgagcaattcagggacaaaggacctcggtagcacggcaagcgatggcggcagtttgttcccgcagacgagcgagctaaaccccctggatgtcttggctcacaccgtcccttaaactggacagatcagctttcaggaaaagagcgcggatgagggtatgtctacagaatatattaattgatgaaaattgggctgtctgcactctcaaagtgcatgttgttgccaaatgtatttcatatgctgtaaacctagttcatagttgttagtttcctttaatgccaaacaaacacataccaatcgttggttagaaggcgatcgccgaattcgtcctcgctttctcccgtgtcgctggctgtcgtgtcgttttcgtcggtttcgcttgcatacggttcaaaccgatatggctcaatagcttcagtttcttcttcaatttcgttttcgctacctgcctccacactacaaccatccgtttcaatacattcgtaatctgttgaatcgcttaagccgctgaaatccgagtctgaatccgagctaatgtcgctatagcttgctgttctttaaagttaaagttaaagtaccaatgattgtcacacacacactaggtgtggcgaaattattctctgcatttgacccatcacccttgaacaccccctgggaggtgaggggagcagtgggcagcagcggtggctgcgcccgggaatcattttggtgatttaacccccaattccaacccttgatgatgagtgccaagcagggaggtaatgggtcccatttttatagtctttggtatgactcggccgggatttgaactcccaacctaccgatctcaggacggacactctaaccactaggccactgagtttgtttgtgttggcttcactatgtgacgtcacaggaaaatggacgggtggttaaaatcaggcactttgaggctttttttagggatattgcgtggtgggtaaaatttttaaaaaaacttcgaaaaatataataagccactgggaattgatttttaatggttttaaccattctgaaattgtgataatgttcccctttaattaccgattccgatttcaaccgatactaatatacagtcgtggaattaacacattattatgcctaattttgttgtgatgccccgctggatgcattaaacaatgtaacaaggttttccaaaaaaaatcaactcaagttatggaaaaaaaatgccaacatggcactgccatatttattattaaagtcacaaagtgcattattttttttaacatgcctcaaaacagcagcttggaatttggaacatgctctccctgagcgagcatgaggaggttgaggtgggcggggttgaaatgggggttagggggtagcggggggtgtatattgtagcgtcccggaagagttagtgctgcaaggggttctgggtatttgttctgttgtgttctctcgaaatgtgtttgtcattcttgtctggtgtgggttcacagtgtggcgcatatttgtaacagtgttaaagttgtttatacggccaccctcagtgtgacctgtatggctgttgaccaagtatgcattgcattcacttgtgtgtgtgaaaagccgtagatattatgtgactgggccggcacgcaaaggcagtgcctttaaggtttattggcgctctgtacttctccctacgtccgtgtacacagcggcgttttaaaaagtcataaattttactttttgaaaccgataccgataattttgaaaccgatactgataatttccgatattacattttaaagcatttattggccgataatatcgatattatcggacatcgctatTAAGGACCCATGTTATATACAATGACCCTGGAACTAAAGAtgaaaattagcctttggctacaatttgACACATTAACATTGCGTATGTTCATTAacgtgcattgtcccatgtactataacaaatggtgacttcctatcaggagttgtaatatacatctagaaACAAGCTATtgctgtgtttagtgggacaggtgaaagttaagtcggagaaaatccCGAAGGTAATAAttacttaatgtttctgtgcggcccggtagcaaatgcgagGACCgataccggtggttggggacctatggcctacgtaacatgtaatggtggtgctttggtcaaaatgttcattatgttttacagaccattttcaaatcgctttctgaccgtctctacaggatgcgccgttttgtggcatatatatatatatatatatatatatatatatatatatatatatatatatatatatatatatatacaggtgtgtacctgtagtttttagcgcttccatagtaaGTTTACTTAGCGATCTGATCTTAGAACTGTACCCTACTTtatgatgaatgccccacaacaagatgatAAAGaataagaaggagcttattgactacggcgcagACTATAATGGCAGACGCACgcgcacatttttgggacttatgatCCCACATTTACATCAGCAGTTACCAATAGGTAagcaaagttggttttgcataatagggtgaaacaaaacgccaggtaatgtgTCTCTGAATAGGtgtcattttggggtccttatgcacacaccatactaatacccattttttaaagcacattttcgggacttatgatcCCACATTTACATCAGCAGTTACCAATTGGTAagcaaagttggttttgcataatagggtgaaacaaaacgccaggtaatgtgTCTatgaataggtgccattttggggtccttatgcacacaccatactAATACCCATTTTTTGATGCGCAGCACGTCTGACTACAGTAGACGTAATACGCCGGAGTCATAAagtcaaagtcgtactaaaacgttttgacagatttttgagcgttgtgtgcaatgttctatattctcaatgaaacatcaacgttttagGCTTGCTTGCTCACCTGTACTTGTGAGTGTCTTTTATTGAACGGGGACATCAATCTGCAGtccacgcgtatctcttatgtgtgactgccatctgttggtcacatttatcataacACCACTCGAGGTAGGTAAGCACAACCCATAGTAAGTTGAAGATCCATTCAATTTTGCTTTAGTTCCAATCTCACCTCTCAGACAACTACTTCCATATTGATTGTGTTGTCAGTCACAATAGCTTTGCAATGGTTTGTCTTTTAAGCTCCAAGTCAGTAGTACCTCAGGtgtgtctaataataataataataataataataataataataataacagtgtgTTGATGAGACTTGATGTTGTTTTGGTCTCAGTTGGATCCTTCCCTGGAGGCCCGAGTGAGTAAGCAGGACCAGTCGCTGGTCTTAGAGAATGAGTATGAGGTAAGTACACACTGCACGTACAGTAGATATTATTCCAAGTACAAGAAAGTTTCACAAAATGGTTCACTAAAAGCTGCACCCTAGCGACCTCTACTGGTAGTTGGGATAAAAGTATTTAAAGCTTTCACTTCCTGTGTGAGTCACgttctagagcaggggtagggaatctatggctctagagcaggggtcggcaacccgcggctccggagccgcatgcggctctttgatcactctgatgcggctcagctgcatacttgccgatcctcccgattttcccgggagatttccgaattttagtgcctctcgcagaaatctcccgggattaatattctcctattttcaccctaacaataataaaaagggcgtgccatgatggtacagcattcagctCCCTCTACGATCtgaataaacagcgtgccagcccaggcttttgttgtatgcatattCTACTTGTACACgtaagcgacagcaaggcatacttggtcaacagccacacaggttacactgacggtggccatataaaacaactttaacactcttactaataatgcgccacactttgaaccaaaaccaaacaagaatgacaaacacatttcgggagaatatctgctccttaacacaacataaacacaacataacaaatacccagaatcccatgcagccctgactcttccgggctacattatacacccctgctaccaccaaacccccagaccgcccaccccccacccccgccccgcccccccctccgtgcgtcggttgaggtgggcggggtttggtagcaggggtgtataatgtagcccggaagagtcagggctgcatgggattctgggtatttgttctgttgtgtttatgttgtgttacggtgcagatgttctccagaaatgtgtttgtcatttttgtttgatgtggattcacagtgtggcgcaaattagtaagagtgttaaagtttataccgccaccgtcagtgtaacctgtgtggttgttgaccaagtatgccttgctgtcaattACGTGAGCAAGTAGAAGTCTCATACCACGTGAGGTTGGGCCGGCACACTGCTTGTAGagagtgctaaatgctgtaccaccaCGGCACGTTCGAGTGAACAGTTGCCTGTAAATTTGTAGTACGCTGGCAAAATCGggtgggttgacaagtatgacgctgtcaagcgccattaatACAAAACTCGAGATCcttggttaatacatagcacaaagcaaaaaaaaaactggatgcagtgtcatttcattaTGAACTTCAAAAGATCTTcgtggctcccattgatttctttgatttgtgaaactggtcaaaatggctctttgactggtaaaggttgccgacccctgctctagagctagatgtggctcttttgatgacagcatctggctctcagataaatcttagctgacactgcttaacacgataagtaatgaataatttcgctggttaaagtta
Coding sequences within it:
- the cox16 gene encoding cytochrome c oxidase assembly protein COX16 homolog, mitochondrial isoform X1 is translated as MFSFKTLQKNRTFKYGVPMVLLVVGGSFGLREFTQIRYDAQKIKRKLDPSLEARVSKQDQSLVLENEYEKMKEANLDDWKNIRGPRPWENSKDFQDQQRSMQR
- the cox16 gene encoding cytochrome c oxidase assembly protein COX16 homolog, mitochondrial isoform X2 — protein: MEYLWSKCVLFQLLVVGGSFGLREFTQIRYDAQKIKRKLDPSLEARVSKQDQSLVLENEYEKMKEANLDDWKNIRGPRPWENSKDFQDQQRSMQR